From Streptomyces sp. TLI_105, the proteins below share one genomic window:
- the tyrS gene encoding tyrosine--tRNA ligase, protein MTDIVDELKWRGLFAQSTDEDALRKALADGPVTFYCGFDPTAASLHVGHLVQVLTVRRLQQAGHRPLALVGGATGQIGDPRPTAERTLNDPETVANWVTRLRSQIEPFLSFEGENAAVMVNNLDWTAGMSAIEFLRDIGKHFRVNKMLTKDSVARRLESEQGISYTEFSYQLLQGMDFLELYRRYGCTLQQGGSDQWGNLVAGLDLIHRLEPGAQAHALATPLMVKADGTKFGKTEGGAVWLDPEMTTPYAFYQFWLNVDDRDISTYMRILSFKSREELEELEEQTAERPQARAAQRALAEELTTLVHGTEQCAAVINASKALFGQGDLAGLDEPTLAAALSELPHARVTELGQVVDLFAEVGLVASKSAARRTVKEGGAYVNNAKVTAEDAEVSAEELLHGRWLVLRRGKKNLAAIEFAG, encoded by the coding sequence GTGACGGACATCGTCGATGAGCTGAAGTGGCGCGGGCTGTTCGCCCAGTCCACCGATGAGGACGCACTGCGCAAGGCTCTCGCGGACGGTCCCGTCACGTTCTATTGCGGTTTCGACCCGACCGCGGCCAGTCTCCACGTCGGCCACCTGGTCCAGGTCCTCACCGTCCGCCGGCTCCAGCAGGCCGGGCACCGGCCGCTGGCGCTGGTCGGCGGGGCCACCGGGCAGATCGGCGACCCGCGTCCGACGGCCGAGCGCACCCTGAACGACCCCGAGACGGTCGCGAACTGGGTGACCCGGCTGCGCTCGCAGATCGAGCCCTTCCTCTCCTTCGAGGGGGAGAACGCGGCGGTCATGGTGAACAACCTGGACTGGACCGCCGGGATGTCGGCGATCGAGTTCCTGCGGGACATCGGCAAGCACTTCCGGGTCAACAAGATGCTGACCAAGGACTCCGTCGCCCGGCGTCTGGAGTCCGAGCAGGGCATCAGCTACACCGAGTTCAGCTACCAGCTGCTCCAGGGCATGGACTTCCTGGAGCTGTACCGCCGCTACGGCTGCACGCTCCAGCAGGGCGGCTCGGACCAGTGGGGCAACCTGGTGGCCGGCCTCGACCTGATCCACCGCCTGGAGCCGGGCGCGCAGGCGCACGCGCTCGCGACCCCGCTGATGGTGAAGGCGGACGGCACCAAGTTCGGCAAGACCGAGGGCGGGGCCGTCTGGCTGGACCCGGAGATGACCACGCCGTACGCGTTCTACCAGTTCTGGCTGAACGTGGACGACCGGGACATCTCGACGTACATGCGGATCCTGTCCTTCAAGTCCCGCGAGGAGCTGGAGGAGCTGGAGGAGCAGACCGCCGAGCGGCCGCAGGCGCGTGCCGCCCAGCGGGCGCTCGCCGAGGAGCTCACCACCCTGGTGCACGGCACCGAGCAGTGCGCGGCCGTCATCAACGCCTCCAAGGCGCTGTTCGGGCAGGGCGACCTGGCCGGGCTGGACGAGCCGACGCTCGCCGCCGCGCTGTCCGAGCTGCCGCACGCGCGCGTGACCGAGCTCGGCCAGGTCGTGGACCTGTTCGCCGAGGTCGGCCTCGTGGCGAGCAAGTCGGCGGCGCGGCGCACGGTGAAGGAGGGCGGGGCCTACGTGAACAACGCGAAGGTGACCGCCGAGGACGCCGAGGTGTCGGCGGAGGAGCTGCTGCACGGCCGGTGGCTGGTGCTGCGGCGCGGCAAGAAGAACCTGGCGGCGATCGAGTTCGCCGGCTGA
- the moaA gene encoding GTP 3',8-cyclase MoaA, with the protein MLIDTYGRVATDLRVSLTDRCNLRCTYCMPEEGLQWLAKPDLLTDDEIVRLIRIAVTDLGVTEVRFTGGEPLLRPGLVGIVERCAALEPRPRMSLTTNGIGLKRTAAALKAAGLDRVNVSLDTLRPDVFKTLTRRDRHQDVLDGMAAAREAGLTPVKVNAVLMPGLNADEAPDLLAWAVQEGYELRFIEQMPLDAQHGWKRDGMITAGDILESLRTRFTLTPEGSEERGSAPAERWVVDGGPHTVGVIASVTRPFCRACDRTRLTADGQVRTCLFATEETDLRAALRSDAPDETVAEIWKKAMWGKKAGSGLDDPSFLQPERPMSAIGG; encoded by the coding sequence GTGCTCATCGACACCTACGGCCGTGTGGCCACTGACCTGCGCGTCTCGCTCACTGACCGGTGCAATCTGCGCTGCACGTACTGCATGCCGGAAGAGGGCCTCCAGTGGCTCGCCAAGCCGGACCTGCTCACCGACGACGAGATCGTCCGGCTGATCCGCATCGCGGTCACCGACCTCGGCGTCACCGAGGTCCGCTTCACCGGCGGCGAGCCGCTGCTCCGTCCCGGCCTCGTCGGGATCGTCGAGCGCTGCGCCGCCCTGGAGCCCCGCCCCCGGATGTCCCTGACCACCAACGGCATCGGGCTCAAGCGCACCGCCGCCGCCCTCAAGGCGGCCGGCCTCGACCGGGTCAACGTCTCCCTCGACACCCTGCGCCCCGACGTCTTCAAGACCCTCACCCGGCGCGACCGCCACCAGGACGTCCTCGACGGCATGGCCGCCGCCCGCGAGGCCGGCCTCACCCCGGTCAAGGTCAACGCCGTCCTGATGCCCGGGCTCAACGCCGACGAGGCCCCCGACCTGCTGGCCTGGGCGGTCCAGGAGGGGTACGAGCTCCGCTTCATCGAGCAGATGCCCCTGGACGCCCAGCACGGCTGGAAGCGCGACGGCATGATCACCGCCGGGGACATCCTGGAGTCGCTGCGCACCCGCTTCACCCTCACGCCCGAGGGCTCCGAGGAGCGCGGCTCGGCCCCCGCCGAGCGCTGGGTGGTCGACGGCGGACCGCACACGGTCGGCGTCATCGCCTCCGTCACCCGCCCGTTCTGCCGGGCCTGCGACCGCACCCGCCTCACCGCCGACGGCCAGGTGCGCACCTGTCTCTTCGCGACCGAGGAGACGGACCTGCGGGCCGCGCTCCGCTCGGACGCCCCGGACGAGACGGTCGCGGAGATCTGGAAGAAGGCCATGTGGGGCAAGAAGGCGGGCTCGGGCCTCGACGACCCGAGCTTCCTCCAGCCCGAGCGCCCGATGTCGGCGATCGGCGGCTGA
- a CDS encoding GlsB/YeaQ/YmgE family stress response membrane protein has product MSWLWAIIVGFVLGLIAKAILPGKQQIPLWLTTVFGILGSVLGNAVATWIGVNDTKGIDWTRHLLQLIGAVAVVGVGDMLWASIRGNRRQRA; this is encoded by the coding sequence ATGAGTTGGTTGTGGGCGATCATCGTGGGATTCGTCCTCGGTCTGATCGCGAAGGCGATCCTGCCCGGGAAGCAGCAGATCCCGCTCTGGCTGACGACCGTGTTCGGGATTCTCGGCAGCGTGCTCGGAAACGCGGTCGCGACCTGGATCGGAGTCAATGACACCAAGGGCATCGACTGGACCCGGCACCTGCTCCAGCTGATCGGCGCCGTCGCCGTTGTCGGCGTGGGCGACATGCTGTGGGCCTCGATCAGGGGCAACAGAAGACAGCGCGCCTGA
- a CDS encoding DUF3099 domain-containing protein produces the protein MPKHGGTEVFRITGARQGLADDVRGRQRRYVISMTVRTLSVIAATVLWNVERHVAFVALALGLLLPYIAVVIANAGRERAPSLPSTFVPPPVRPALDAPNLKKTSDQS, from the coding sequence ATGCCGAAGCATGGCGGGACCGAGGTCTTCCGGATCACGGGGGCCCGGCAGGGGCTCGCCGACGACGTACGGGGGCGACAGCGTCGCTATGTCATCTCGATGACGGTGCGGACGCTCTCCGTGATCGCCGCGACGGTGCTGTGGAACGTGGAACGGCATGTGGCCTTCGTGGCGCTGGCCCTGGGCCTCCTGCTCCCCTACATCGCCGTGGTGATCGCCAACGCGGGACGCGAGAGGGCTCCGTCCCTTCCCTCCACCTTCGTCCCCCCTCCGGTGCGCCCCGCGCTCGACGCCCCGAACCTCAAGAAAACCTCAGATCAATCATGA